A region of the bacterium genome:
AAGATCGCCGCCATCCTGGCCGGCATGGAGCGCCATCGCGAACGCCTGCAACAGCTGAAGCCGCGCGTCCTCATGGGCGAATTCGGCGGCGCCTGCGGCACCCTGGCCTCGATCGAAAGCGGCGCCATGGAAACCCAGGCCGGCTTGATGGCCGAACTCGGTCTGGCCCAGCCCGATATCGCCTGGCACACGGTGCGCGACACCATTGCCGAGACCGGCGCCTTCCTCGGCCTGCTCGGCGGCTCGCTGGGCAAGATCGCGATGGACGTCAAGCTGATGATGCAGCACGAGGTCGCCGAAGTCTTCGAGCCCTTCGCACCGGGACGCGGTTCGAGCAGCACGATGCCGCAGAAGCGCAATCCGATCTCCAGCTGCTACATCCACGCGGCCATCTCGGTCGTTCGCCAGCACGCCGCCGCGCTGATGGACGCCATGGTCGCCGATCACGAACGGTCGACCGGCCCCTGGGAAATCGAATGGATCGCCCTGCCGGAAGCCTTCTGCCTGATCGCCGGCGCGCTCAAGCAGACGCGTTTCGTGCTCGAAGGCCTGGAAGTCGATCCCGCCGCGATGATGGCCAACATCGAACTGACCAACGGCCTGGTCATGTCGGAAGCGGTGATGATGGGCCTCGGTCCCTACATCGGTCGCGAATACGCGCACGACCTGGTCTACGACCTGTGCCGCTATCGCAATCAGGCGGCAGGTTTCGACATCATCCCGACCGCGATCCTGGAAAAACCGCCCTCTGCGGAATTGCGGCCCAATCAAAAGGATCAGGATAGTCTGCCGTCCTATGATTTGCTCGACGCTATTTTGGAGCTCTATGTCGAGAAGGAGATGGGCGTGCCGGAGATCGTGGAACGCGGTTATGACTTGGAGGTCGTGCGCAAGGTGGCGCGGTTGGTCGATTTCAGCGAGTACAAGCGGCGCCAGGCGGCGCCGGGCGTCAAGATCACTCCACGCGCCTTCGGCAAAGACCGACGCATGCCGATCACCAATGGCTTTCATGTATGAAAAGGCTCGAGGTTGGAAGGGGTTGGGGGGAGAACCATGGAGGATGGAGGACCGGCACGCTGGTTGTCAACCGTTGCGTCTCAGTGTGGCCTCATAGGCTGCGACCAATTTTTGCGCTCTGAAATAATCCTCCGGGGTGTCCATTTCAATGCTGGGCCATTCGCAGGTATCCACGGCATAGAGCGGCACGCCATGATCCAGCAACTCCTGCACCGAGCACTCGAACACCTGGTCCAGGATGCGCTCTTTGACGATGCGGCGTTCCAACACCCGGTACAGCCTGTCCATATAGGCTGCGGAAAACTTGCGGATGCCGACCGCCTCGCCCACCGATCGGCTGATGTCCACCGGTTTGCCCATTTCCACGATACGGGACGATGATCCATCCAGAATCACTTTGACCGCCTCTTCATCCAGATGGCTTTTGCTGTTGATGGCGACGATGTCCGCTTCCGGCGCTCGGAGCAGTTTGTTCATAGCCCCGGGATAAAACCACAGGTCTGCGTCCACCAAAAAAATTTCTTGCCCTTGCGCATAGGGTTTGGTTTTGTACAGCGACACGCTGTCGCTGGTGGTGGCATAGATTTCGTTGGTGATGAAGCGGTAATTCAGGCCGTGCGAGTGGGCTTGAATGTACTCTTGGATCATTTGTTCCTGATACCCGGTGACCATCAACACATCGGTGAACCCACCGGCAGAGATGTTTTGCAGGATCTGTTCGAGAATCGGCTTGCCTTCGATGGGTAACAGACATTTGGGCATATGATCGGTCAGTGGACGCATACGATAGGAGGAACCTGCGGCAAGAACGACAGCGATCATTTAGCCTCCACAGTGATTTTGCTGAAGCGATGCACAAAGAAGGATTCGGTTAGAACGAGCATGAGCAGATACAGGTTGCCGGCGATCAGGGTGATCCAGAGATACCACGCCAGGCGATTCAGCAGCGCGGCGAGAATGGCCAGGGTGATGTGGGTGGAGCTGCCCAGAAAGGACCAGCTGCGCAAAAGGAAAGAGCGATGGTCAGGATAGTCGTTGAAGATTTTAAAGTCGTTAAAGGTGACACGAGTCAGACGAATGCCGAATCGCTGAATGGCGATGTAGGCCAGGCCGCTGCGGAGGATCATTTTTTCCAGCAGACCGCCCTGCTGGCGGCGATGCTGCCGCAGACTCTGCTCGTCAAGAATAAAGGCGTCTGATTCGAGCGAGGTGGATTTGGCGTAAAAGTGGCGGCGCTGATCCACCAGAATGTTCTGAAACGCCCGGCTGAATCCCGCCGCCAGGATCAACAGAGCGATCGGCAGCGGATCGTTTTCCAGCATCAGGCAGATGCAGATTCCGATCAGGGTGGAGGCGCCGACGATGTAATCGAAAAAGCCGTCGATGATGCCGCCCAGGTAAGTGCCATTCTTTTTCAAGCGGGCCAGCTGGCCGTCGGCGCAGTCCATCACATTAGCCAGGAGTAAAAACAGAGCCGCTGGCACAAGCGAGGCGCCGGCAAAAGAGAGGGCGGAGAGCACGCCGAAAATCATGCCCACATAGGTTATCTGATTGGGGGTGATGGGGGACCATGAAACGACCTTGACGAACCCATAGCCCAGTAGACGATAAAAATAGAGGTCAATAAGTTCTTCGACTTCAGTGTCTTTAAGTGAACTTTTGTATTCAGGCCAACTGAATGCCAAGCAGGAATCCTCATGTTTTTCAAAGGGGTATTTTACAGATAATTAAAGTATTTGTCAACAGAATTTTTACGAGATCTCGCGTCTTTGGGAAAATATTCATCAGGGGCACTTTTTGCCGGCTGCCGAGCAGATATCATGCCATTTCCGTTAGGCAATAAAGTTGGCAATAAGCCAGACGTCCCGGTTGGCTGCAGATATTTTGCAAAAGGACCAACCATAAATCACTAATAGTAAAAAATAAACGATTCGTGCTCGCAGGCTGACCTTGATGAGGTTTGCCGTCTGTGCGTGGTTGAGGCATCGTTCAGCATTGGTTTGGTCACAAATGGGAGGTTAAGTAAAAATAATTGAATTCATACTTTTTATTTTATATATTAAAAATACTATGTTTGATACAATTTCTCTTCCATGATCCCATTGTTGAGTTGACTGCTTAACAAGGGGAGAGTTTGCCCGCGGCTCATTCTATTCATGACTGGGGGCGGTTATGAAAAACCAAGATGTGTCGGTCTGGGAATCAGCGACGTCTGAAGACCACCGGCGATTGCGAAGGGCATTTGAAGTATTATCCATCCTGAACGATCCGGCTCGTGAAATCAGCGCTTCTGACAAGTCTGATAACATCATTAGAAAAGTCGTCAGCCGTCCCATTCATGCCATCCATGCCCAACAGGGATTGATCACGCTGATCGAAACGCCCATTACCTCTCATCAAGAAACTATCGCCTGCAGCATCCACACTGATGTGAACCAGGTCGCCTTGCTTCGAGATCAAATTCTTTTAGGTCGGATGCAAGTACATAAAAGGCCGATGAGTCTAAATTGTTCGCCGGCTGAGGTCGAATTAAAGGATATATCCTGGGATCCTTAAATCCGTTCTATCCTGTGCGTACCGCTTTTTACTGAATCTGAATTGATCGGCATCTTGATCGTTGTTAATAAAAAGGATCCAGAGACATTCAGCCAAGATGCCCGGCTGCTCAAAGAAGGCATTGTCGCGGATATCAACGCCTATAACGGAAAGCGCCGTCAACATG
Encoded here:
- a CDS encoding phosphocholine cytidylyltransferase family protein, producing MIAVVLAAGSSYRMRPLTDHMPKCLLPIEGKPILEQILQNISAGGFTDVLMVTGYQEQMIQEYIQAHSHGLNYRFITNEIYATTSDSVSLYKTKPYAQGQEIFLVDADLWFYPGAMNKLLRAPEADIVAINSKSHLDEEAVKVILDGSSSRIVEMGKPVDISRSVGEAVGIRKFSAAYMDRLYRVLERRIVKERILDQVFECSVQELLDHGVPLYAVDTCEWPSIEMDTPEDYFRAQKLVAAYEATLRRNG
- a CDS encoding CDP-alcohol phosphatidyltransferase family protein, with amino-acid sequence MAFSWPEYKSSLKDTEVEELIDLYFYRLLGYGFVKVVSWSPITPNQITYVGMIFGVLSALSFAGASLVPAALFLLLANVMDCADGQLARLKKNGTYLGGIIDGFFDYIVGASTLIGICICLMLENDPLPIALLILAAGFSRAFQNILVDQRRHFYAKSTSLESDAFILDEQSLRQHRRQQGGLLEKMILRSGLAYIAIQRFGIRLTRVTFNDFKIFNDYPDHRSFLLRSWSFLGSSTHITLAILAALLNRLAWYLWITLIAGNLYLLMLVLTESFFVHRFSKITVEAK